The Nocardioides zeae genome includes the window CCCCAGCATCCAGGCGGGCGATCAACGTGCGGAGTCCGTACTCGTCGGTGCGGCCGAGGCCGACGTAGCGGCGGCGCTTCTCCTCCTCCACCCGCTCCTCGTGCAGGGCGGGGTCGGCCTCGATGACCTTGCCCTCGGCCACGGTCAGCACCCGCCCGGGTGCCTCGGTGGCGATCATCCGCGCCACCGCGGAGTCGACGACTCCGACCACCGCACGCGGCAGATGACGGGACATCCGGGCGACCTTCCGCGCGACGTACACCTCCGCGGTCCCCTGCCGCACCACCGCCCACGTCAACGGCAGACGGTGCTGCAGGTCCAGCACGTCCGCGAGGGCGTTGATCGTCGCCACCACACCCGAGCTACGGGCCAGGGCAATCTCACCGAGCGCGTGGTCCTGCACCCGCGGCGTACCCTCCCCACCCACGCTGATGAGCGGGTTCCTCCGCCGCACGGGACCGACCGGCTCACCCGAGTGCACCGCAGCCCACGCCGCGATCACCTCCAAGTCACGCACCTCCGCCAGGCGGCGGGCGCGCACCGCCTCAGCGGCTGCGTCCAGCAGCTCACGAGGCGGAAGGTGGTCGAACATGTGTGCGATTCTACGCCGCCCCGGCCCAGGTCGCCAGCGTGTTTCCCCAGGTTCGGCCACCGCGCCAGCGCCTGTTGCGCTACGGTCGAGACAGAGTTTTGAACGTGTTCAAAGGAGGCGGAATGCGCGAACCGATCCGCTGGCCCGTTGCTACGGCGACCATGGCCGCGACCCCGACCGCCGTCCTCGTTGCCTGGTGGGCCTTGTCGTTCGTCAGTGCCTACGGGGCCGCCCTCGTGCTCATCGGCGGGTCCTTGGCGCTCGGTCTGTCGCTGCTGTCGGCGCGGCGGGGCACCGTGCGGTCGGTCGGCGTCGGTCTGGCGACCGGTTGTGGCGCGGTCATCAGCGTGCCGTTCGTGATCGGACCTCTCTCTGCACTCGGGGTACTGCTCGGCGGTGGCCAGGCATGAGCTGGTTCGGCCCGTCCAGCCTCGCCGGTGTGCTGGTGGGCGCCTACGGGATGGTCGTCATGGTCGCCGCTCTCGGCCAGTCTGTGGCGGGTCCGGGTGCGGTCTTCGTCGGGTTCGCGATCGCGGCGGCGGCCGTGCTGGTCGTCGCCTGCGTCAGTCCGACCGGGTGGATCCGCCACGTCGCCACGGGAGCGGCATGCGGCATCGCGGGCGTCGCCCTGCTGAGCGCGTCCGTAGGAAGCTGGATCATCCTGTTCTGAACGTGGGCACCGGACGGGAGCCGCGTCGTACGGTTCCGGGGTGGAGGGGGAGCACCGCGGGCTGAGCCGGCGCGAGCGGCGGTACGTCGAGGAGATGTCGCGGCCCGCCGACGAGCGCTGGCTCGCCGCCGGCTGTGTCCTGGGCCCGGTCGTGGTGCTGGGGATGTTCGGCGGGGTCGCGGCAGCCGGGTGGGTCCCGCGGATCCTCGTCACGACGGCTTTCGTGCTGGTGTTCGTGATCGGGCTCGACGTCCTGCGCCGGTGGCGCGCCGGCCGCGGCCTAGGCTGACCGAATGCCTCTCTTCGAGCTCGACGGCGTCGCCCCGACCATCCACCCCGACGCGTGGGTCGCGGAGACCGCGACGATCGTCGGCGACGTACGCCTCGGTGCGGGGGCGAGCGTCTGGTACGGCGCGGTCGTCCGTGGCGACGTCGGCACCATCACCATCGGCGAGGGCTCGAACGTGCAGGACGGGTCGGTGCTGCACCTCGTCTCCGGGAGCCACCTCACGATCGGGTCCGGGAGCACCGTCGCGCACGGCTGCATCGTCCACTGCCTCGAGGTCGGCGACGGGACCCTCATCGGCAACGGCTCGACCGTGCTCGACGGCGCTGTCATCGGCTCCGGCGTGCTCGTCGCGGCCGGCTCGCTCGTGACGCCCGGTACCCAGGTGCCCGACGGCAGCCTCGTGAAGGGCGCCCCCGCGAAGGTCGTCGGTCCGATCGAGCCCGGCAGCACGGCGGCGGGGATCCTGGAGCGGAACGCGCGGTCCTACGTCGAGCTCGCCCGCCACCACCGCGCGACCGTGAAGCGCATCGACTAGGTTCGTGGCCCGCCGGCCGGGGTAGACGGTGGCGATGCACGAGGAACCCGCGTGACGCCCATCC containing:
- a CDS encoding gamma carbonic anhydrase family protein; translation: MPLFELDGVAPTIHPDAWVAETATIVGDVRLGAGASVWYGAVVRGDVGTITIGEGSNVQDGSVLHLVSGSHLTIGSGSTVAHGCIVHCLEVGDGTLIGNGSTVLDGAVIGSGVLVAAGSLVTPGTQVPDGSLVKGAPAKVVGPIEPGSTAAGILERNARSYVELARHHRATVKRID